From Lagopus muta isolate bLagMut1 chromosome 12, bLagMut1 primary, whole genome shotgun sequence, one genomic window encodes:
- the LOC125699119 gene encoding ADP-ribosylation factor-like protein 2-binding protein encodes MESSEEENFGVAVSSPSDAEFDAIVGYLEDIIMDDDFQSIQRSFMEKHYQEFDESEENKLIYTSIFNEYISLIEKYIEEKLLDRIPGFNMTAFTMSLQQHKDEMAGDIFDMLLTFTDFLAFKEMFLDYRAEKEGRSLDLSGGLVVTSLNKSSISSS; translated from the exons atggagagctcGGAGGAGGAGAACTTCGGTGTAGCCGT ctcctCCCCATCTGATGCAGAGTTTGATGCCATCGTTGGGTACCTGGAGGATATCATCATGG ATGATGACTTCCAGTCCATACAGAGGAGTTTTATGGAGAAGCACTACCAGGAGTTCGATGagtcagaagaaaacaagctcatctacacttctatttttaatgaatac aTCTCTTTGATAGAGAAATACATTGAAGAAAAACTGCTCGATCGGATTCCTGGTTTTAATATGACTGCTTTCACAATGTCTTTGCA GCAGCACAAAGACGAAATGGCAGGTGATATATTTGATATGCTCCTCACTTTTACTGACTTCCTGGCTTTCAAGGAAATGTTCTTGGATTACAGAGCT GAAAAAGAAGGTCGAAGTCTGGATTTAAGTGGTGGATTAGTGGTGACATCACTAAACAAATcatccatctcctcctcctaG
- the LOC125699118 gene encoding plasmolipin has protein sequence MAGLPGSAGTRSSSTGASATLPSPRLDEAFLCSPLGGLMGAQAVLGLLVWALLADTTYHLHAAYGWVLFVSIFLWVATVLLFVMYLLQLPMKFYMVPWPLMLMIFNAVATVLYIAAFVTCSAAVRPTSWRQWDYNRRAAASFFAGLVMLTYGASTFFSFRAWKGPGSNAASSQAASQA, from the exons ATGGCGGGGCTGCCCGGATCCGCGGGGACGCGGAGCAGCTCCACGGGAGCCTCCGCCACTCTGCCCTCCCCCCGCCTCGACGAAGCGTTCCTGTGCTCGCCACTCGGGGGACTGATGGGCGCCCAGGCT GTGCTCGGCCTCCTGGTGTGGGCTCTCCTTGCTGACACCACCTACCACCTCCACGCAGCGTATGGCTGGGTGCTGTTTGTGTCCATCTTCCTCTGGGTAGCGACGGTCCTGCTCTTTGTGATGTACCTCTTGCAGCTCCCCATGAAGTTCTACATGGTCCCCTGGCCCCTCATG TTGATGATCTTCAACGCAGTGGCAACCGTTCTGTACATCGCTGCCTTCGTCACGTGCTCAGCAGCCGTGCGTCCCACCTCGTGGCGCCAGTGGGATTACAACAGGAGAGCCGCCGCCTCC TTCTTCGCCGGCCTCGTCATGCTCACCTACGGGGCGAGCACCTTCTTCAGCTTCCGTGCCTGGAAAGGACCGGGCAGCAAcgcagccagcagccaggcGGCCAGCCAGGCGTGA